Genomic segment of Scomber scombrus chromosome 18, fScoSco1.1, whole genome shotgun sequence:
TCACAAGGTATTACTTGAGTATGGTTGTAAGTGAAACTGCGTGGATTGTGTTTGATAATGTGATAACGATGATATTGTAAACCACATGTAAAGAAATTCATGCacttttttcatcattcattgAGCTTTTTCAATTTTGATTTTTTAGtgaatttgttattttttatgaaggggggggggctgcagaTTGCACTTTTATCCTGCTTGTACTCCATGTGCTCACAGAAATCGCCTATCTGAATGTCTGGCATGAAGGACAAGTCCAATGATACTGATAAAGAGGCTCCATCttaatctctttctctttgtctggcTGTTATGTATTTGTTACTCAAGGACTCTCCTGTGTAAATGACTTAGTCAACAATGTCACCTGTACATGGGACGGCTCTCTGAAGGACCCTGGTGTTGACTGTTGGATCTCCGGCCTGAAGCAAACGACGATTGTGACGGATGATGGGAGAAAAACCGTAACAATAATGTAAGATATGATTACATCTATTACTGCTTACCAGTGTATATTCTTCTAAAATATAACTACTCATTCGGCAAATTCATTTCTGCAcctgatttgatgttttttatttttgttctttttttatcctaGCCGAAGTTGCAAGCTGAAACAATACAAAGACTCTCCCCCAGGCTGCAGTTTTGTCTTTGAAAAGAATGTAAGTTACTAACCCTACTCATGGGTTTGCCTGGCTTACCCTTCTGTATTTTTAGATTTAGCCATAATAGTAAAAAATGTTATCAGAAATATATTGTAATGAATGAAAGTCATTTCTGTCCTTGctgtttaatcatttaatcgGCCCCTCCAGAAATTCAACACTTTTGAATCCATGCCCAACATTAGCATGGAGTGTAATGGCACATTGCTGGATTACCTCACAAAGTACAAGCCGGTCGAACACAGTGAGTGGCTTTTACTCCtttattaaacagtttttaGTTCAATTTTCACAAATTCTTTGAAACTTTTGATTGAATCTCTCATTCTTTACTAGAAAATGTAACGCACAACTTCAGAATAACACATTTAGGAGGCTGtagaaaacatgatttaaaaaaaaatgtagctttTGTTGACTTTTTTGTTTCAAAGAAGTATTACACAGAAATAATTGGTTGACCTTTTTAACATCAGGAATTAattaatagcatttttttttgtgcatatgtgtCCGTGTGGCTGTGTTTGACAcgtatatgtttatgtgtgtacaGTTCAAATGCAACCTCCAGGTGCTCCTAATGTCAACTGCACTGGTAATGAGATTTCGATATCGTGGAGTCTAGACAGCCTTACCTCCCAGTTCCTTAAATCTTTTGACTTCCAAGTTCAAATCAAACGGAATCACCAGACATGGGAGGTGAGTGTGAATGCATGAGAATGCATGCATGGACacctaggtgtgtgtgtgttcgtataTCTATTTTTCTATAGTTAGATATACAGGCTGAGAGGGCATAAGTTGCACTGCCCAtattgtgtctttttgtttgtttttttgtcttcaaaCCCCAAAAATTTCcacacaaataaagaaagatCCTTTTTTAGTAGCAATGCCAGGCTGATAGGGTGTTACTATTACCATTACTACTGTTACTAATTTTTATGAACCTTCAGTTTCTCATAAATTATATCTGACACTTCCTCTTCCATTGATCTGTGGTCTGGTTAGAGATAATACACCAACACTTGGTTTCATACATTGGTCATGCATTTACTAATGCTACAGAACAAAAGCTGTTCATAATTGAACTCACTTTGACACATAATTTGAGATTGTGgttgttaaaatacatttcatttcattttctgtcatttttatatcGTGCCAAATTTTCATTTGTCATCAGACTTTTTCCACACCAGAACAAGAGCTACAGCTACAAATGCAGATGAAGGGGGTCTGCCTGGTCAGAGTGAGAGTCATGCCATTCGATAGGCAACATAGCCACTGGAGCAAGTGGAGTCCAACTACAGAATGTCAGGGCACAGAACGGGAAGAACCCTTTCCAGGTGGGTTTAGTGACAACGGACTCATCTTACtggctttttttccttcttttttttcgtTTTAATCATAACGGGATTACAGTTGTCATTTAAAGTaagaaatacatgttttttatggGGTCCCAAAATTATCCCAGACTAGCTGGGAAATGAATTTGTCCAGTCTGGGTTGAGGGTCTTCACCAAGCTGGCAATAAAGAAATAGGTGGAATTGCTACCTTATACTGTAGAACTCCGACTGTAATATCAGACTTGTATTTTAAACCCCTTGAGGAAATAATTTAAAGAGCCATACATACACAGACTCCTTTCCAGAATGGTTTGAAAAAGTAATCATGATGAGACCCTGAAAAGCATACAAATAAAAACgttagaaaagaaagagaagaaaaataaatgatttggtAATATTTCATTTGGATGCATTTTGCACATTGCAAGGTCATCATTCTGTTTCAGAGTCGTGGTCAGGCCTACGACAGTTCCTGATACCCAGTTTGGTTTTCATCATCATAGTACTGGCAGTGCTTTACTGGATATGCGTGAGCAAGTGAGTATACTGCAGGcttgtctgtgtatgtgtctttgcAGGCAGCATTTCTAATCTAAtagtttttcatgttgtttcagGATCCTTGCAAGGGAGCCAGTACCAAACCCTTCGAAATACTTTCACACTCTCCACTCTGTCCACGGAGGAAATCTaaaggtaaaaataaatgtttctaaCCAATATCGCAATATCTTACCACACAGAACATTTTGCTGCAAGTGTTACCACAAAATGTCATTAACTTTGTGGTGTGCAAATGGCTTGCAACATTTAAGTATACTGAACTATTCTTGGTGATTTAGTAACCAATGTATTAATATTCACTTACCAATAGTAATTGAATCACTAGTAGTCAAATACTAGATAGTAACTGTGTAACTGTTACagtggatacatttttaatctttagttTGGTTCCTGAATGCAATGCAAAATGTAGCCGTCCTGAaggttaaaatgatttttttttttttttttaatgtctgtggGTTGTTTAATCTAGGACACaaggaagattttttttgtttctaattCTGGCCATGTCTCCCCTGTCACAACTGGAGTACCTCAGGGATCAATGCTGGGACCACTTTAATTTTCactgtatattttcactctTGGCTGCTTCATAGGCCAGATAATCCTACAAACCTTCCCAGTGAAACTAATTGTttatcacattaaaaatgaatgtctgCAAATATCCACCAATAGAATTCTTGTGAAAGGGAAATTGTTTGTCCACACTCATAAATTGAGTCTTTTGTATGGCTATGTTTAAGAGAAACGTAACAAATTGTACACTGGTCAGTTCATTAATCAGAAATACTAGGAGTACTAGGACAGTTGTATTGTCTTCTGTGGCTTTGAAGGATCTTTGCCATGCTTGGCATGGACACTATGCATTTAGATTAGAAAACTTTTGTTGAATACAGCAGGAATGTAGATTGAAGTACATTGATGTCTTTTGTTAATGGTTTCATGATGAGAATTGTTGGATTCAGCCTAAAAGTCACAATAtctcattttctgctgcttcagttttgtCTCAATATGTCTCTTGTGAGTCCCACAATGTTATGCAAATACAATACTAAATTGCTGGAGTATCCCAGTAAGCTTTAACCTGTGCTTTTTGATCCCAACTAAAACTTAAAAATCATATTAGCAACTGAATGTAAAGTTTCATGTCTTGCCAGAGACCAATGCTAAATGTGTCTAATGGGCATAAATGTCCGTCAGCTTTCTCTTACAGACAAGCAGGATCTGCTTGCTGTACcctcattaaatattaaaggaGGCAGAGACTTTGCCATTAGGGCCCCCACGGCTTTTGAACAACCTGCTTCTTTAATTTCTGGTTTGTGTTTGGGGTACAAGAAGTGACGTCACTCCCCGCTAAAAGGACAGAACGGTAGCCACAGTCCCAGTTTAGAGAAATAagtttttaaaccacaaaaaaaatttCCACCAGCTCTAGTTTCTTGGTATTGTTGATCTGTTTCTTGTATTCCTAGCAACACcgacaaacatgcacacactcacacacaaacacatagtgCCCACCTGAAGTCAGTAAGAAGACATTTGCATGCCACATTTGCTCTCtattacataaaaacacaaaattaggCAACATCCTCTACCATAGTTTTGCAATTCTTCAGGTGTATTTTCTACCGTaattctctttctctttcaccagACATGGCTAAATCCTCTGTCGGCTCCAGAATCATTCTTCACCGCCCAGCCATGCGATGAAATCTCCGCAGTGAAGGTGGGTGAAAGCTGGGATGTGGCGccctccacctctccctcctccagcgCCTTACTTCACTTTAGGAGCTACCCCTCAGCTGGTTCAGACACTAGCGGGGTGGTTGACaattcctcttcctctgtttcaTCCGGCTTCTCCAACATGGGTTATTTCATGTCTagctcctccagcagctcagcTAGAACTGACCCCAGTTCTGACTACTTCACCTATAAGGAAGATTTACGCAATTCACAAAACAGCCACAACCTTCGCCTCTCCCTCTGCCCTCTCCTCACCACCTCTCAGACCTATGAGAGCTTGAAGAGGGAACCACACAGCCCAGACTCTGGATTTGGCAtcggagaggaagaggaagaggacaaaGACGATAACAGTGATGTAACCGGGGAGGAGGTTTCAGATGATCACCAAAGCGCTCCTTTTCTCAttcttcctctccatcttccttcctGGATGTGCCCCGCCACCATTCCTCCAccacctcttcatcctcctaGTCTTACTCAGATATCGTCTGAGAGCCAACAGGTGGATGTAACTGTGGCAGCTGCTAATGGTAGCTATGCGGCCTGGCCTGTTGCTGGTGCCATGTACAGGTCCTCCTCCATGCCTGTGGAGCCCTGTAAAACAGGCTATCTCACCCTCAAAGAGCTACAGACAACATTCAGCAATAAATCTATCTAAGAAAGTGTAGTGTATCTACATGAATCACTTTGCAACCATTTTACATGTAATCTGTGTTTACATCATAAGCAGCCTGACCAACTATTCATTCAGTCTGATTGTGGATGCAAGAGTTCCTGACATTATAAATGCAATGTTCGTGTGTGGTTTTGACTAAGAAAAATTTATAACTACTTTTTTCCATATCAAAGTATTTTTCTGCTTTAacctgcatttattttattggccacttgggggcagcaggaCAAGCTGGAAATACATTATCACTTTATAAACGTAGCAGACTTGTTTAACTTGTAATTATACACGtccagcagacatggagcaaAATTAGCATTAATTTGAAGCCATGTCTCTGgtcacctgatgaatgtaagcaTAATATTTACTTTCCTTTCAGCTCTGTTGGATCTCTCCACCTACTCTTAAGAAAAATATCTTGCGCTTGagcagctaaatgctccacaGTGATCTCCAGTGTGGGACAGATAGCAGGGTAGACCTGTCAACTGTCCTGTTTTTCCTGGGTTTCTCCTGTATTTTCACCTCCTTTCCCACTTTGCTCCTGTTCCATAATTTTCCCTGAAACTCTAccatatttcccttttttaattatttttacagGTTTATAGATgtctattggcgcttttccactacacagtttcagcacgactcgcctcgcctcgcctcggctcgcctcgactcgactcggcacggttccttttccattacaaaaaagtacctactcaacgtgggcggggtcgtcatagcacggctccgcgaaactgccgtgacttcgttttatacgcgacacaaaacacataaacaatggaggacattgaggcagtggtgtacttgctgctgtatgaggctttttgtctcacacaaagcaagaaaattgagccatatggctgtaactatggttgtaacgctgctgccggtatttaaaaatgctgggtttgattcttgtgtgggacggctcatgactcttccagcgacaactaccaatcagcggccagcagtgtgtcgacgtcacattttagtaccggcttggctggcttggaacctcaccagagcaggtactaaaaaaggaccaggtaccaggtactttccctagtggaaacgcaaaaagaaccgaggcgagtcgaggcgagtcgaggcgagtcgtgctggaacggtgtagtggaaaggCGCCATAAGTGGGCCAATCAAGTTGTTTCAGGTGGATCCATAGACTTGCATATAGACGGGCTTCTTGcttaaatacatgaataatcAATCATTGTAATTAATGTAGATTTTGCATTGTTTGTACATTCTTGTTaactcaataataaaaatgctttttcagAGTTGAATCTGCTTGTTTCTGTTCTATTTGcatattaaaggaccagtgtgtaagatttagtggcatctaatgGTGAGATTGCAGATTGCAATAAACTGAATACTTCCCCTGCAcctccccttccaagtgtgtaggaaAACCTACAGTGTGCGTGGAATTCACAAAAAGCAAAAGGTCGTCTCTAGAGTCAGCGTTTGGTCTGTCATTCTGAGCCTTTGTAGAAATATgttggtgcaacatggcgggtAATGTGGAacaggacctgctccctatataaagggctcattctaaggtaacaaaaacacaacacttcTTCAAGTTATTATACACTAAtttaaacatacttataaatattattagaTTTCAACCCCATCCATGCTACTAAATTCtgcatattgcacctttaatacAACATTGAATACAACATGTGATCTAACATCTAACATTGGTGTGATCACATTTCAAAAGGTCAGATGTGCACTATGTAGACACACCGATGCTACTTTCTGTCTAGACTGGGTGACAGTGTCCTATCTTGATTAAAAACTCTGTTTGAGCATAGACATTAAAAACTGGTGATGATTGCAGTGACAGAGTGGCGCTGTTGGGGTTTCCCCTCTTTGACGCAGCGATTCA
This window contains:
- the il2rb gene encoding interleukin-2 receptor subunit beta, with protein sequence MSRIVVMVMEMLWSLYMLVVLFSVHAAHSHKDSQGLSCVNDLVNNVTCTWDGSLKDPGVDCWISGLKQTTIVTDDGRKTVTIIRSCKLKQYKDSPPGCSFVFEKNKFNTFESMPNISMECNGTLLDYLTKYKPVEHIQMQPPGAPNVNCTGNEISISWSLDSLTSQFLKSFDFQVQIKRNHQTWETFSTPEQELQLQMQMKGVCLVRVRVMPFDRQHSHWSKWSPTTECQGTEREEPFPGHHSVSESWSGLRQFLIPSLVFIIIVLAVLYWICVSKILAREPVPNPSKYFHTLHSVHGGNLKTWLNPLSAPESFFTAQPCDEISAVKVGESWDVAPSTSPSSSALLHFRSYPSAGSDTSGVVDNSSSSVSSGFSNMGYFMSSSSSSSARTDPSSDYFTYKEDLRNSQNSHNLRLSLCPLLTTSQTYESLKREPHSPDSGFGIGEEEEEDKDDNSDVTGEEVSDDHQSAPFLILPLHLPSWMCPATIPPPPLHPPSLTQISSESQQVDVTVAAANGSYAAWPVAGAMYRSSSMPVEPCKTGYLTLKELQTTFSNKSI